In a genomic window of Elusimicrobiota bacterium:
- a CDS encoding penicillin-insensitive murein endopeptidase, with protein MTPPGPAARVLLAALLLGASAPVRAEEGEPSGSAPKVEPVKAVPVKPAEQIKNACDAPAVAVRLSDPAAAPAEGGKAPVPSPKREKEAQAAANRLGAGVEGEADESGQTLSWKRGRTTKTQCRAKLERLRRDFPGRVSFEPTTEERVAEVRRRRDALIPENLRRNSSDASLANGLFDGGSSGSMFAPKVESSVSAAAPSASPDAHIRPAAYAPERQLPVQYRGALSVSPPQPAAYSAPTFTQRISNAYDATTAYVSEGIATAGQWVGGVARSVRNRFYSGIEMIQGFGYKFIHAGRSTNWGTKPLVDGLRMIAAYMRGTGKAETDLAVGDISSAGGGRLGGHASHQTGRDVDIGFYMTEAGSGRAVDAMNFVRFAGGRDGLTGSYGGRAVRFDAERNWMLIQAILANPDPEFKPTHIFIAKHLEGAVLAAAGDSPDRARAAALMSHWPGHDNHLHLRVQ; from the coding sequence ATGACCCCTCCCGGCCCCGCGGCCCGCGTCCTCCTGGCGGCGCTCCTCCTCGGAGCCTCCGCGCCCGTGCGCGCCGAGGAAGGCGAGCCCTCGGGCTCGGCGCCGAAGGTCGAGCCGGTCAAGGCGGTCCCGGTCAAGCCCGCCGAGCAGATCAAGAACGCCTGCGACGCCCCGGCGGTCGCCGTCCGCCTGTCCGATCCCGCCGCCGCTCCCGCCGAGGGGGGGAAGGCTCCCGTCCCTTCGCCCAAGCGGGAAAAGGAGGCGCAGGCCGCCGCCAACCGCCTCGGGGCCGGAGTCGAGGGCGAGGCCGACGAGTCCGGCCAGACCTTGTCGTGGAAGCGCGGCCGGACCACGAAGACCCAGTGCCGCGCCAAGCTCGAGCGCCTGCGCCGCGATTTCCCGGGACGCGTCTCCTTCGAGCCGACGACCGAGGAGCGCGTGGCCGAGGTGCGCCGCCGCCGCGACGCGCTGATCCCCGAGAACCTGCGCAGGAACTCGTCCGACGCCTCGCTGGCGAACGGCCTGTTCGACGGCGGGTCGTCCGGCTCGATGTTCGCGCCGAAGGTCGAGAGCTCGGTCTCGGCGGCCGCTCCGTCGGCCTCGCCGGACGCGCACATCCGCCCGGCCGCCTACGCCCCCGAGCGCCAGCTCCCGGTCCAGTACCGCGGGGCCCTCTCCGTCTCTCCGCCCCAGCCGGCCGCTTATTCGGCGCCGACCTTCACCCAGCGGATCTCGAACGCGTACGACGCGACGACGGCGTACGTCTCCGAGGGCATCGCGACGGCCGGCCAGTGGGTCGGCGGCGTCGCGCGCTCCGTGCGCAACCGCTTCTACAGCGGCATCGAGATGATCCAGGGCTTCGGCTACAAGTTCATCCACGCCGGACGCTCGACGAACTGGGGGACGAAGCCCCTCGTCGACGGCCTGCGCATGATCGCGGCGTACATGCGCGGAACCGGCAAGGCGGAGACCGACCTCGCCGTCGGCGACATCTCGAGCGCCGGCGGCGGCCGGCTCGGCGGCCACGCGTCGCATCAGACGGGCCGCGACGTGGACATCGGGTTCTACATGACGGAGGCGGGCAGCGGCAGGGCCGTGGACGCGATGAACTTCGTGCGCTTCGCCGGCGGGCGCGACGGGCTCACGGGCAGCTACGGCGGGCGGGCGGTGCGCTTCGACGCCGAGCGCAACTGGATGCTGATCCAGGCCATCCTCGCCAACCCCGACCCCGAGTTCAAGCCGACCCACATCTTCATCGCCAAGCACCTCGAGGGCGCGGTCCTCGCCGCCGCGGGCGACTCCCCGGACCGTGCGCGCGCCGCCGCGCTGATGTCGCACTGGCCCGGCCACGACAATCACCTGCACCTGCGCGTCCAGTAA
- a CDS encoding glycosyltransferase family 39 protein yields MIPADRRLRAGLLAAGALLLLFRLGRPALWQDEAETALRAATVREAGVPRMALDGALVTTQPTLARFEGNSSGVWVWNTWLSVYLTAASFLVFGPTPFAARLPFALAALLTLWLLPRLFEDDGDRPWAAEAGAVLLTLSPAFLLFARQSRYYALTALGSVLTMLAWRRLLAGKKGGAASLALALLLLLHSLFAFFAIAALALAADAALRGRECLGRRFQAAAAATAALALPAIWYFRVWDRPGNHLYAPVEALEFLKTFLMWIALFAAAPLLPAAVAAKRREWWLVAAGFVLLCGLVAEGASSRVAAALAFVWLAVNAVRSRDMERLAWLWLAATLGLLCVFAAEPYGRYLMGALPALAYLGGRWVSELAGGRPAPALALAAALAAVNWAGWLPLKAAALLAAPAAPAETVSGMMRQRLRDAGPRSDLARFAGELVRGPEGYVESAARAIRERGGETAYSDADHLSLMFAAGVKPVYKEELEFLKPDWLLISPWLRLDPQASIELAALATSAAYEPVLVSAPRLLWQNNPDPLFRDFSPKAGPLALFRRRR; encoded by the coding sequence TTGATCCCCGCGGATCGGCGGCTGCGGGCCGGGCTCCTCGCCGCCGGGGCGCTGCTGCTGCTGTTCCGCCTGGGCCGCCCCGCGCTCTGGCAGGACGAGGCCGAGACCGCGCTGCGCGCCGCGACCGTGCGGGAGGCGGGCGTCCCCCGCATGGCCCTCGACGGCGCGCTGGTGACCACCCAGCCGACGCTCGCCCGTTTCGAGGGGAACTCCTCCGGCGTCTGGGTCTGGAACACCTGGCTCTCGGTGTACCTGACCGCGGCCTCGTTCCTCGTCTTCGGGCCCACCCCTTTCGCCGCGCGCCTGCCCTTCGCGCTGGCCGCCCTGCTGACTTTATGGCTGCTGCCGCGCCTGTTCGAGGACGACGGCGACCGCCCCTGGGCCGCGGAGGCGGGGGCCGTCCTGCTGACGCTGTCGCCGGCCTTCCTCCTCTTCGCGCGCCAGTCCCGCTATTACGCGCTGACCGCGCTCGGCTCGGTCCTGACGATGCTGGCGTGGCGCCGCCTGCTCGCCGGAAAGAAGGGCGGTGCGGCCAGCCTCGCGCTCGCGCTGCTCCTGCTGCTGCACTCCCTGTTCGCCTTCTTCGCGATCGCGGCGCTGGCCCTCGCCGCGGACGCGGCCCTGCGCGGGCGCGAGTGCCTCGGGCGGCGGTTCCAGGCCGCGGCGGCGGCGACCGCGGCGCTCGCCCTGCCGGCGATCTGGTACTTCCGCGTCTGGGACCGTCCCGGCAACCACCTCTACGCGCCGGTCGAGGCGCTCGAGTTCCTCAAGACGTTCCTGATGTGGATCGCGCTGTTCGCCGCCGCGCCGCTCCTTCCCGCGGCCGTCGCGGCCAAGCGCCGGGAGTGGTGGCTCGTCGCGGCGGGCTTCGTCCTTCTCTGCGGCCTCGTCGCGGAGGGGGCGTCCTCGCGCGTCGCGGCGGCGCTCGCCTTCGTCTGGCTCGCGGTCAACGCCGTCCGCTCCCGGGACATGGAAAGGCTGGCCTGGCTCTGGCTCGCCGCGACGCTCGGCCTGCTGTGCGTCTTCGCGGCGGAGCCTTACGGGCGGTATCTGATGGGCGCGCTCCCGGCCCTCGCCTATCTCGGCGGGCGCTGGGTCTCCGAGCTCGCCGGCGGCCGCCCCGCGCCCGCGCTCGCCCTGGCGGCCGCGCTGGCGGCGGTGAACTGGGCGGGCTGGCTGCCGCTGAAGGCGGCCGCGCTGCTGGCCGCGCCGGCGGCTCCGGCCGAGACCGTGTCGGGGATGATGCGCCAGCGTCTGCGCGACGCCGGTCCGCGCTCCGACCTCGCGCGCTTCGCCGGCGAGCTCGTCCGCGGGCCCGAGGGCTACGTCGAGTCCGCCGCGCGGGCGATCCGGGAGCGCGGGGGGGAGACGGCCTACTCCGACGCCGACCACCTGTCGCTGATGTTCGCCGCCGGCGTCAAGCCGGTCTATAAAGAGGAGCTCGAGTTCCTCAAGCCCGATTGGCTGCTGATCTCGCCGTGGCTGCGTCTCGATCCCCAGGCGTCGATCGAGCTCGCCGCCCTCGCGACGAGCGCGGCCTACGAGCCCGTCCTCGTCTCGGCGCCGCGCCTGCTGTGGCAGAACAACCCCGACCCGCTGTTCCGCGACTTCTCGCCGAAGGCGGGGCCTCTGGCGCTGTTCCGCCGCCGGCGCTGA
- the queF gene encoding NADPH-dependent 7-cyano-7-deazaguanine reductase QueF — protein MSNKKPLIYGYNPDLSLSGADAPLPPIETWPNQYKGYEIKIEVPEFTSVCPKTKLPDFGAITVRYLPNKECLELKSFKYYMLGYRNMGIFYENAVNRICDDVAKATKPVWLEVVGKFTPRGGMQSTITARWPRKAFGPR, from the coding sequence ATGTCCAATAAGAAGCCCCTGATCTACGGCTACAACCCCGACCTGTCGCTGTCCGGCGCCGACGCGCCCCTGCCGCCGATCGAGACCTGGCCCAACCAGTACAAGGGCTACGAGATCAAGATCGAGGTCCCCGAGTTCACCTCGGTGTGCCCGAAGACCAAGCTGCCCGACTTCGGCGCGATCACGGTGCGCTACCTGCCGAACAAGGAATGCCTCGAGCTGAAGAGCTTCAAGTATTACATGCTCGGCTACCGCAACATGGGCATCTTCTACGAGAACGCCGTCAACCGGATCTGCGACGACGTCGCGAAGGCGACGAAGCCCGTCTGGCTCGAGGTCGTCGGCAAGTTCACGCCGCGCGGCGGCATGCAGTCCACGATCACCGCCCGCTGGCCGCGCAAGGCGTTCGGGCCGCGTTGA
- a CDS encoding copper-translocating P-type ATPase: MKTAPAAGARRVVLPVRGMHCASCVAKVEGALTKLEGVKAVSVDLPSRTVAVDFTPIPGKLEVRSLRRAIEKAGYDVLGESESRTQAESMSLLSQQAEQRALMTRLQVAVVFSIPLMTAHMLGLSPYTALFLAVPVQLWGGWHFHQGFSRALLRRRADMDTLVSVSTWAAFLYSAYVVLFPETLPPAARVTQWDAVSGLIVFVTLGRWLESRTRGKTSEAVAKLMRLAPKTARVLRGGEEVVVPLAEVEVGETVRVRPGEQIGTDGEVVAGSSTLDESMLTGESQPVEKTVGSRVWGGTLNKGGALEVRVVRPGDESALARIVEAVRESQATKPKIQRYVDKIAAWFVPVVIGLSILTAVLWMRWGPEPRFLLAMTCAVSVLVSACPCALGLATPLAVVAGIGRAAEMGVFLRNAEILEEVGKLDVVLFDKTGTLTEGRPRAAGAITLRGTESEMLSWALACEERSEHPFAAAIVALAKERKVAAPKVDSFEALPGRGVLVTSGGLKVRAGSLPWLKEEGVSIPADQAMRFSEFGSLLGVALGSDLLGAFQMEDALRPSAPAAVAALKDMGLEVYLVSGDRNAAAYRAAELCGIGTVFAEIRPEEKAGIVRRFQTEGKKVAMVGEGFNDAPALSHADVGVALATGTDVAIESADMTLLNPDLMTLARAIKLSRRIRRVIRENLAWAFVYNLLLIPVAAGALYPRFGVLLRPEYAGAAMALSSISVALNSLRLRRRDVQ; this comes from the coding sequence ATGAAGACCGCCCCCGCCGCCGGAGCCCGCCGCGTCGTGCTGCCCGTGCGCGGCATGCACTGCGCGTCCTGCGTGGCGAAGGTCGAGGGCGCTCTGACGAAGCTCGAGGGCGTGAAGGCGGTGTCGGTGGACCTGCCCTCGCGCACGGTCGCCGTCGACTTCACGCCGATCCCGGGCAAGCTCGAGGTCCGCTCGCTGCGGCGCGCGATCGAGAAGGCCGGCTACGACGTGCTCGGCGAGAGCGAGTCCCGCACGCAGGCCGAGTCCATGAGCCTGCTCTCCCAGCAGGCCGAGCAGCGCGCGCTGATGACGCGGCTGCAGGTCGCGGTCGTCTTCTCCATCCCGCTGATGACGGCGCACATGCTGGGGCTATCTCCCTACACCGCGCTGTTCCTCGCCGTGCCCGTGCAGCTGTGGGGCGGCTGGCACTTCCACCAGGGCTTCTCCCGCGCGCTGCTCCGCCGCCGCGCCGACATGGACACCTTGGTCTCCGTGTCCACGTGGGCCGCGTTCCTCTACAGCGCCTACGTCGTGTTGTTCCCCGAGACCCTTCCGCCCGCGGCCCGCGTCACCCAGTGGGACGCCGTCAGCGGCCTGATCGTGTTCGTGACCTTGGGCCGCTGGCTCGAGTCGCGCACGCGCGGCAAGACGAGCGAGGCCGTGGCCAAGCTCATGCGCCTGGCGCCCAAGACCGCCCGCGTCCTGCGCGGCGGGGAGGAGGTCGTCGTGCCCCTGGCCGAGGTCGAGGTCGGCGAGACCGTCCGCGTCCGCCCCGGCGAGCAGATCGGCACCGACGGCGAGGTCGTCGCCGGGAGCTCGACGCTCGACGAGTCGATGCTGACGGGCGAGAGCCAGCCCGTCGAGAAGACGGTCGGCTCGCGCGTCTGGGGCGGCACGCTCAACAAGGGCGGAGCCCTCGAGGTCCGCGTGGTCCGTCCCGGGGACGAGTCGGCGCTGGCGCGCATCGTCGAGGCGGTCCGCGAGAGCCAGGCCACCAAGCCTAAGATCCAGCGCTACGTCGACAAGATCGCCGCCTGGTTCGTGCCGGTGGTCATCGGCCTCTCCATCCTGACGGCCGTCCTGTGGATGCGGTGGGGGCCGGAGCCCCGCTTCCTGCTCGCGATGACGTGCGCGGTGTCGGTGCTCGTCTCGGCCTGCCCCTGCGCGCTGGGCCTGGCGACGCCGCTCGCCGTGGTCGCGGGCATCGGGCGCGCGGCGGAAATGGGCGTCTTCTTGAGGAACGCCGAGATCCTGGAAGAGGTCGGCAAGCTCGACGTCGTCCTCTTCGACAAGACCGGCACGCTCACCGAGGGCCGGCCGCGCGCGGCCGGCGCGATCACCTTGCGCGGGACCGAGAGCGAGATGCTCTCCTGGGCGCTGGCCTGCGAGGAGCGCTCCGAGCATCCGTTCGCGGCCGCGATCGTCGCGCTCGCCAAGGAGCGCAAGGTCGCGGCCCCGAAGGTGGACTCCTTCGAGGCGCTGCCCGGCCGCGGCGTGCTCGTGACCTCCGGGGGACTGAAGGTGCGCGCGGGCAGCCTGCCGTGGCTCAAGGAGGAAGGCGTCTCGATCCCCGCCGACCAGGCCATGCGCTTCTCCGAGTTCGGCTCTTTGCTCGGCGTCGCCCTCGGGTCCGACCTCCTGGGCGCGTTCCAGATGGAGGACGCCCTGCGCCCGTCCGCCCCGGCCGCCGTCGCCGCGCTCAAGGACATGGGCCTCGAGGTCTACCTCGTCTCCGGCGACCGCAACGCCGCCGCCTACCGGGCGGCCGAGCTGTGCGGCATCGGCACCGTCTTCGCGGAGATAAGACCCGAGGAAAAGGCCGGCATCGTGCGCCGCTTCCAGACCGAGGGCAAGAAGGTCGCCATGGTCGGCGAGGGCTTCAACGACGCCCCCGCCCTGTCCCACGCCGACGTCGGCGTGGCGCTGGCCACCGGCACCGACGTCGCGATCGAGTCGGCCGACATGACCTTGCTCAACCCCGACCTGATGACCCTGGCGCGCGCGATCAAGCTCAGCCGCCGCATCCGCCGCGTGATCCGCGAGAACCTGGCCTGGGCGTTCGTCTATAACCTCCTGCTCATCCCCGTGGCCGCCGGCGCGCTGTACCCGCGGTTCGGCGTCCTGCTCCGCCCGGAGTACGCCGGCGCGGCGATGGCCTTGAGCTCGATTTCCGTCGCTTTGAATTCCCTGAGACTGAGGAGACGAGATGTCCAATAA
- a CDS encoding aspartate aminotransferase family protein, whose product MTAKASSSAVKKPGRNAALWDERARLVSSGTAAYTSLVLERGLGAKVWDVDGKEYLDFAGGIGALNVGHCHPKVVEALREQAGKLLHTSFHVAAYEGYLDVCRELIAAAPWKGPKKAILFNSGSEAIENAVKYAKAYTKRKAVISFDNAFHGRTLLCLALDGKYKPLRQGLGPVPPEIFHARYPYAYRPPHGLKAEDLTAYCLSELEKFFLVDCAAEDVAAIVVEPVQGEGGFIVPTPGFLKGLRAVCDKHGIVLIVDEVQTGFGRTGEMFAIEHDGIAPDLMVVAKSLCGGMPLSGVVGRADVMDSVATGAVGGTYGGNPMSCAAALAVFGIVKEQKLVAAGRRIGETVKKRFDGFRDKYPFVGDSRGLGAMRAVELVADKKTKAPLAPARVKEILHGCEDRGLIVIKAGVHDNVIRTLMPLVISDADLNRGLDILADAFDAFKL is encoded by the coding sequence ATGACCGCCAAAGCCTCCTCCTCCGCCGTGAAGAAGCCCGGCCGCAACGCCGCCCTGTGGGACGAGCGCGCCCGCCTCGTCTCGAGCGGCACCGCCGCCTACACCTCCCTCGTCCTGGAGCGGGGGCTCGGCGCCAAGGTCTGGGACGTCGACGGCAAGGAGTACCTCGACTTCGCCGGCGGCATCGGCGCGCTCAACGTCGGGCACTGCCACCCGAAGGTCGTCGAAGCGCTCCGCGAGCAGGCGGGCAAGCTCCTTCACACGAGCTTCCACGTGGCGGCCTACGAGGGCTACCTCGACGTCTGCCGCGAGCTGATCGCCGCGGCGCCCTGGAAGGGGCCCAAGAAGGCGATCCTGTTCAACAGCGGCTCCGAGGCGATCGAGAACGCGGTCAAGTACGCCAAGGCCTACACCAAGCGCAAGGCCGTGATCAGCTTCGACAACGCGTTCCACGGGCGGACCCTGCTGTGCCTGGCGCTCGACGGCAAGTACAAGCCGCTGCGCCAGGGCCTCGGCCCCGTCCCGCCGGAGATCTTCCACGCGCGCTATCCCTACGCCTACCGCCCGCCCCACGGCCTGAAGGCGGAGGACCTGACCGCGTACTGTCTGTCGGAGCTCGAGAAGTTCTTCCTCGTCGACTGCGCCGCCGAGGACGTGGCCGCGATCGTCGTCGAGCCGGTTCAGGGCGAGGGCGGCTTCATCGTCCCGACGCCCGGCTTCCTGAAAGGCCTTCGGGCCGTCTGCGACAAGCACGGCATCGTGCTGATCGTCGACGAGGTCCAGACCGGCTTCGGGCGCACCGGCGAGATGTTCGCCATCGAGCACGACGGGATCGCGCCCGACCTCATGGTCGTCGCGAAGTCGCTGTGCGGCGGCATGCCGCTCTCGGGCGTCGTCGGCCGGGCCGACGTCATGGACTCCGTCGCGACCGGTGCAGTCGGCGGCACCTACGGCGGCAACCCGATGTCCTGCGCCGCCGCGCTCGCGGTGTTCGGGATCGTCAAGGAGCAGAAGCTCGTCGCGGCGGGGCGCCGCATCGGCGAGACGGTCAAGAAGCGCTTCGACGGCTTCCGCGACAAGTACCCTTTCGTCGGGGACTCCCGCGGCCTGGGCGCGATGCGCGCCGTCGAGCTCGTCGCCGACAAGAAGACGAAGGCGCCTCTGGCGCCCGCGCGCGTCAAGGAGATCCTGCACGGCTGCGAGGACCGCGGCCTCATCGTCATCAAGGCCGGCGTCCACGACAACGTGATCCGCACCTTGATGCCGCTGGTCATCTCCGACGCCGACCTGAACCGCGGCCTCGACATCCTGGCCGACGCGTTCGACGCCTTCAAGCTTTAG
- the rlmD gene encoding 23S rRNA (uracil(1939)-C(5))-methyltransferase RlmD yields the protein MEQRTASPSIGEILTVKVDRMAPAGDGLAKAEGSNRVVFVPGAAPGDRLEVEVFDAKSNFARARVKKVLSSGPERIDPPCQHHAAPSRPGPSCGGCDWQHLAYESQLKHKREIVADCVSRIGKFPEADKLVLPTLRAPKPFGYRNKVQIPFMPGPSGPRMGFFSAGSREIVDMKECPIQPELSARIAFTVKAMAIARGWTYFDGKTGRGWLRHLYIRTNAEGQALVGLVTTHQEFPDREVFAAELRANHPEIVGIHQNINPERTSVVLGPVWRRLWGQRELEETLGRFHFSASPGAFLQVNTPAAEVLYDAAKDAAKEGGKKFPVGLDLYCGVGTLTLWLADAFPKVLGVEENKDAINDAYRNAERNRVRNARFKAGRAESVLPKLANELPDNTCVVVDPPRVGLSQPVRRFLTDKKIKRLVYVSCDPATFARDAGFLSHSGYVLRRVQPVDLFPQTSHVELVALMDRK from the coding sequence GTGGAACAACGAACCGCCTCCCCCTCGATCGGCGAGATCCTGACGGTCAAGGTGGACCGCATGGCCCCCGCCGGCGACGGCCTCGCGAAGGCAGAGGGCTCCAACCGCGTCGTGTTCGTGCCCGGCGCCGCCCCGGGCGACCGCCTCGAGGTCGAGGTGTTCGACGCGAAGTCCAACTTCGCCCGCGCCCGCGTCAAGAAGGTCCTGTCCTCGGGCCCCGAGCGCATCGATCCCCCGTGCCAGCACCACGCCGCCCCCTCGCGCCCCGGCCCGTCCTGCGGCGGCTGCGACTGGCAGCACCTCGCCTACGAGAGCCAGCTCAAGCACAAGCGGGAGATCGTCGCGGACTGCGTCTCCCGCATCGGGAAGTTCCCCGAGGCCGACAAGCTCGTCCTCCCGACCTTGCGCGCGCCCAAGCCCTTCGGCTACCGCAACAAGGTCCAGATCCCTTTCATGCCCGGCCCGAGCGGCCCGCGCATGGGCTTCTTCTCCGCGGGCTCCCGCGAGATCGTGGACATGAAGGAATGCCCGATCCAGCCGGAACTGTCGGCCCGCATCGCCTTCACGGTCAAGGCCATGGCCATCGCCCGCGGCTGGACCTACTTCGACGGCAAGACCGGCCGCGGCTGGCTGCGCCACCTCTACATCCGCACCAACGCCGAGGGCCAGGCCCTCGTCGGCCTCGTCACCACGCATCAGGAGTTCCCCGACCGGGAGGTGTTCGCCGCCGAGCTGCGCGCCAACCACCCCGAGATCGTCGGCATCCACCAGAACATCAACCCCGAGCGCACCTCCGTCGTCCTCGGCCCCGTGTGGCGCCGTCTCTGGGGCCAGCGCGAGCTCGAGGAGACCTTGGGGCGCTTCCACTTCTCGGCCTCCCCGGGCGCCTTCCTCCAGGTCAACACGCCGGCCGCCGAGGTCCTCTACGACGCGGCCAAAGACGCCGCCAAGGAAGGCGGCAAGAAGTTCCCCGTCGGCCTCGACCTGTACTGCGGCGTCGGCACCCTCACGCTGTGGCTGGCCGACGCCTTCCCCAAGGTCCTCGGCGTCGAGGAGAACAAGGACGCGATCAACGACGCCTACCGCAACGCCGAGCGCAACCGCGTGCGCAACGCCCGCTTCAAGGCCGGCCGCGCCGAGTCCGTGCTGCCGAAGCTCGCCAACGAGCTTCCCGACAACACCTGCGTCGTCGTCGACCCTCCCCGCGTCGGGCTCTCCCAGCCCGTACGCCGCTTCCTGACCGATAAGAAGATCAAGCGCCTCGTCTACGTCTCCTGCGACCCCGCGACCTTCGCCCGCGACGCCGGCTTCCTGTCCCACTCCGGCTACGTCCTGCGCCGGGTGCAGCCCGTCGACCTTTTCCCGCAGACCAGCCATGTCGAGCTCGTGGCGCTGATGGACCGAAAGTAG